One genomic window of Globicephala melas chromosome 8, mGloMel1.2, whole genome shotgun sequence includes the following:
- the VEGFB gene encoding vascular endothelial growth factor B isoform X4, translating to MSPLLRRLLLAALLQLAPAQGPVSQPDAPGHQKKVVSWIDVYARATCQPREVVVPLTMELMGTVAKQLVPSCVTVQRCGGCCPDDGLECVPTGQHQVRMQILMIRYPSSQLGEMSLEEHSQCECRPKKRESAVKLDRCRKLRR from the exons ATGAGCCCCCTGCTCCGCCGCCTGCTGCTCGCCGCGCTCCTGCAGCTGGCCCCCGCCCAG GGCCCGGTCTCCCAGCCTGATGCCCCTGGTCATCAGAAGAAAG tggtgTCATGGATAGACGTGTATGCTCGTGCCACCTGCCAGCCGCGGGAGGTTGTGGTGCCCCTGACCatggagctcatgggcactgtggCCAAGCAACTGGTGCCCAGCTGCGTGACGGTGCAGCGCTGTGGCGGCTGCTGCCCTGACGACGGCCTGGAGTGTGTGCCCACTGGGCAGCACCAAGTCCGAATGCAG ATCCTCATGATCCGCTACCCAAGCAGTCAGCTGGGGGAGATGTCCCTGGAAGAACACAGCCAGTGTGAATGCAG ACCAAAAAAACGAGAGAGTGCTGTGAAGCTGGACAG gTGCCGGAAGCTGCGAAGGTGA
- the VEGFB gene encoding vascular endothelial growth factor B isoform X3, producing MSPLLRRLLLAALLQLAPAQGPVSQPDAPGHQKKVVSWIDVYARATCQPREVVVPLTMELMGTVAKQLVPSCVTVQRCGGCCPDDGLECVPTGQHQVRMQILMIRYPSSQLGEMSLEEHSQCECRPKKRESAVKLDSPRPLCPRCPQRRQRPDPRTCRCRCRRRSFLRCQGRGLELNPDTCRCRKLRR from the exons ATGAGCCCCCTGCTCCGCCGCCTGCTGCTCGCCGCGCTCCTGCAGCTGGCCCCCGCCCAG GGCCCGGTCTCCCAGCCTGATGCCCCTGGTCATCAGAAGAAAG tggtgTCATGGATAGACGTGTATGCTCGTGCCACCTGCCAGCCGCGGGAGGTTGTGGTGCCCCTGACCatggagctcatgggcactgtggCCAAGCAACTGGTGCCCAGCTGCGTGACGGTGCAGCGCTGTGGCGGCTGCTGCCCTGACGACGGCCTGGAGTGTGTGCCCACTGGGCAGCACCAAGTCCGAATGCAG ATCCTCATGATCCGCTACCCAAGCAGTCAGCTGGGGGAGATGTCCCTGGAAGAACACAGCCAGTGTGAATGCAG ACCAAAAAAACGAGAGAGTGCTGTGAAGCTGGACAG ccccaggcccctctgCCCACGCTGCCCCCAGCGCCGCCAGCGCCCTGACCCCCGGacctgccgctgccgctgccgacGCCGCAGCTTCCTCCGTTGTCAAGGGCGGGGCTTAGAGCTCAACCCAGACACCTGCAG gTGCCGGAAGCTGCGAAGGTGA
- the VEGFB gene encoding vascular endothelial growth factor B isoform X1 produces the protein MSPLLRRLLLAALLQLAPAQGPVSQPDAPGHQKKVVSWIDVYARATCQPREVVVPLTMELMGTVAKQLVPSCVTVQRCGGCCPDDGLECVPTGQHQVRMQILMIRYPSSQLGEMSLEEHSQCECRPKKRESAVKLDRTVCSSPTPAPGKTLTSHPRYVASPPRASTPHHRPQPRSVPGWDPAPGAPSPADITHPTPAPGPSAHAAPSAASALTPGPAAAAADAAASSVVKGGA, from the exons ATGAGCCCCCTGCTCCGCCGCCTGCTGCTCGCCGCGCTCCTGCAGCTGGCCCCCGCCCAG GGCCCGGTCTCCCAGCCTGATGCCCCTGGTCATCAGAAGAAAG tggtgTCATGGATAGACGTGTATGCTCGTGCCACCTGCCAGCCGCGGGAGGTTGTGGTGCCCCTGACCatggagctcatgggcactgtggCCAAGCAACTGGTGCCCAGCTGCGTGACGGTGCAGCGCTGTGGCGGCTGCTGCCCTGACGACGGCCTGGAGTGTGTGCCCACTGGGCAGCACCAAGTCCGAATGCAG ATCCTCATGATCCGCTACCCAAGCAGTCAGCTGGGGGAGATGTCCCTGGAAGAACACAGCCAGTGTGAATGCAG ACCAAAAAAACGAGAGAGTGCTGTGAAGCTGGACAG GACTGTGTGCTCTTCCCCAACCCCAGCTCCCGGGAAGACTCTTACTTCTCACCCGAGATATGTTGCTTCTCCTCCTAGGGCTTCCACTCCCCACCACCGTCCCCAGCCCCGCTCTGTTCCGGGCTGGGACCCTGCCCCCGGAGCACCCTCCCCAGCTGACATCACCCATCCCActccagccccaggcccctctgCCCACGCTGCCCCCAGCGCCGCCAGCGCCCTGACCCCCGGacctgccgctgccgctgccgacGCCGCAGCTTCCTCCGTTGTCAAGGGCGGGGCTTAG
- the VEGFB gene encoding vascular endothelial growth factor B isoform X2, whose translation MSPLLRRLLLAALLQLAPAQGPVSQPDAPGHQKKVVSWIDVYARATCQPREVVVPLTMELMGTVAKQLVPSCVTVQRCGGCCPDDGLECVPTGQHQVRMQILMIRYPSSQLGEMSLEEHSQCECRPKKRESAVKLDRASTPHHRPQPRSVPGWDPAPGAPSPADITHPTPAPGPSAHAAPSAASALTPGPAAAAADAAASSVVKGGA comes from the exons ATGAGCCCCCTGCTCCGCCGCCTGCTGCTCGCCGCGCTCCTGCAGCTGGCCCCCGCCCAG GGCCCGGTCTCCCAGCCTGATGCCCCTGGTCATCAGAAGAAAG tggtgTCATGGATAGACGTGTATGCTCGTGCCACCTGCCAGCCGCGGGAGGTTGTGGTGCCCCTGACCatggagctcatgggcactgtggCCAAGCAACTGGTGCCCAGCTGCGTGACGGTGCAGCGCTGTGGCGGCTGCTGCCCTGACGACGGCCTGGAGTGTGTGCCCACTGGGCAGCACCAAGTCCGAATGCAG ATCCTCATGATCCGCTACCCAAGCAGTCAGCTGGGGGAGATGTCCCTGGAAGAACACAGCCAGTGTGAATGCAG ACCAAAAAAACGAGAGAGTGCTGTGAAGCTGGACAG GGCTTCCACTCCCCACCACCGTCCCCAGCCCCGCTCTGTTCCGGGCTGGGACCCTGCCCCCGGAGCACCCTCCCCAGCTGACATCACCCATCCCActccagccccaggcccctctgCCCACGCTGCCCCCAGCGCCGCCAGCGCCCTGACCCCCGGacctgccgctgccgctgccgacGCCGCAGCTTCCTCCGTTGTCAAGGGCGGGGCTTAG
- the DNAJC4 gene encoding dnaJ homolog subfamily C member 4 isoform X4 — protein MRFGPLSTGLAPVTTMNCWGCILVPALKKLNELSSPSPKRIGHGKGDEGSPAPPQLHPDRDPRNPALHSRFVELSEAYQVLSHEQSRRSYDHQLRSAASPKCPGTTAHPRSAHQAHSSSWAPPNAKYWAQFHEVRPQGPESRQQQHKHNRRVLGYCLLIMLAGMGLHYVAFRKLEQMHRSFMDEKDRIITAIYNDTRARARAKRARLQEEQRLGPQLQPPPGPPQGPGIVPPGPSP, from the exons ATGAG GTTTGGGCCTCTCTCCACAGGTCTGGCCCCAGTAACTACTATGAACTGTTGGGGGTGCATCCTGGTGCCAGCGCTGAAGAAGTTAAACGAGCTTTCTTCTCCAAGTCCAAAGAG GATAGGTCATGGGAAGGGAGATGAGGGGagtcctgccccaccccagctgcACCCTGACCGGGACCCCAGGAACCCAGCCCTGCACAGCCGCTTTGTGGAGCTGAGTGAAGCGTACCAAGTGCTGAGCCATGAGCAGAGCCGCCGCAGCTATGACCACCAGCTCCGCTCGGCAGCTTCCCCAAAGTGTCCAGGAACCACAGCCCATCCCAGGTCTGCTCATCAGGCACACAG CAGCTCCTGGGCACCCCCCAATGCAAAATACTGGGCCCAGTTTCATGAAGTGAGGCCTCAGGGACCAGAGTCAAGGCAGCAGCAGCACAAGCACAACCGGCGGGTGCTGGGGTACTGCCTCCTGATCATGCTGGCAGGCATGGGCCTGCACTATGTTGCCTTCAG GAAGCTGGAGCAGATGCATCGTAGCTTCATGGATGAAAAGGATCGGATCATCACAGCCATCTACAATGACACTCGGGCCCGGGCCAG GGCCAAGAGAGCCAGGCTCCAGGAGGAGCAACGGCTGGGGCCGCAGCTGCAGCCACCACCCGGGCCTCCTCAAGGTCCCGGGATCGTGCCCCCCGGCCCCAGCCCCTGA
- the DNAJC4 gene encoding dnaJ homolog subfamily C member 4 isoform X3, translated as MLPLRLRRLWPHNPPTRFFAAAARQRSGPSNYYELLGVHPGASAEEVKRAFFSKSKELHPDRDPRNPALHSRFVELSEAYQVLSHEQSRRSYDHQLRSAASPKCPGTTAHPRSAHQAHSSSWAPPNAKYWAQFHEVRPQGPESRQQQHKHNRRVLGYCLLIMLAGMGLHYVAFRKLEQMHRSFMDEKDRIITAIYNDTRARARAKRARLQEEQRLGPQLQPPPGPPQGPGIVPPGPSP; from the exons CGGCAGCG GTCTGGCCCCAGTAACTACTATGAACTGTTGGGGGTGCATCCTGGTGCCAGCGCTGAAGAAGTTAAACGAGCTTTCTTCTCCAAGTCCAAAGAG ctgcACCCTGACCGGGACCCCAGGAACCCAGCCCTGCACAGCCGCTTTGTGGAGCTGAGTGAAGCGTACCAAGTGCTGAGCCATGAGCAGAGCCGCCGCAGCTATGACCACCAGCTCCGCTCGGCAGCTTCCCCAAAGTGTCCAGGAACCACAGCCCATCCCAGGTCTGCTCATCAGGCACACAG CAGCTCCTGGGCACCCCCCAATGCAAAATACTGGGCCCAGTTTCATGAAGTGAGGCCTCAGGGACCAGAGTCAAGGCAGCAGCAGCACAAGCACAACCGGCGGGTGCTGGGGTACTGCCTCCTGATCATGCTGGCAGGCATGGGCCTGCACTATGTTGCCTTCAG GAAGCTGGAGCAGATGCATCGTAGCTTCATGGATGAAAAGGATCGGATCATCACAGCCATCTACAATGACACTCGGGCCCGGGCCAG GGCCAAGAGAGCCAGGCTCCAGGAGGAGCAACGGCTGGGGCCGCAGCTGCAGCCACCACCCGGGCCTCCTCAAGGTCCCGGGATCGTGCCCCCCGGCCCCAGCCCCTGA